A single window of Dermacentor albipictus isolate Rhodes 1998 colony chromosome 1, USDA_Dalb.pri_finalv2, whole genome shotgun sequence DNA harbors:
- the LOC135901214 gene encoding uncharacterized protein isoform X2, with protein MENEYESVLYRPASMPFERRQVEAQAPDALHRSVATHAEAPRLYTDLQTQGSAYRPVSTSVAEATKSRTNPHVLNALHWSEAAGSFTELQTCGSSYTPVSTPLAGATRPHTEPHVLGGLCRPASKHAEVASFTELQRLDVLDFDIKLETDRQALHQMKYLAVQGGDSTKQKMTRILQSLLSRNAAISFSWFGMKGKNFSELNLCKLMCGELGVASLISLHHHHHHQPGYAHCRAKASPIFLQQPRSCAKCGHAVPANFLISSIHLTFCCPLLRFSTL; from the exons ATGGAAAACGAATACGAAT CTGTACTGTACAGACCAGCATCTATGCCTTTTGAGAGAAGGCAGGTAGAAGCACAAGCGCCTG ATGCTTTGCACAGGTCTGTAGCTACTCACGCTGAAGCTCCAAGGTTATACACAGACTTGCAAACTCAAG GTTCAGCCTACAGGCCAGTATCCACATCTGTTGCTGAAGCTACAAAGTCACGCACGAATCCACATGTGCTCA ATGCTTTGCACTGGTCGGAAGCTGCTGGCTCATTCACAGAATTGCAAACTTGTG GTTCATCATACACACCAGTATCCACACCCCTTGCTGGAGCTACAAGGCCACACACAGAACCACATGTGCTTG GTGGTTTATGCAGGCCTGCTTCAAAACATGCTGAAGTTGCTAGCTTCACAGAGTTGCAACGTCTTG ACGTGCTCGACTTTGACATAAAGcttgagacagacagacaagctcTACATCAGATG AAGTACTTGGCTGTCCAAGGAGGGGACTCAACAAAACAGAAAATGACACGCATTCTACAGTCCCTCCTTAGCAGGAACGCGGCAATAAGCTTCAGTTGGTTTGGAATGAAGGGGAAAAACTTCTCCGAGCTGAATCTGTGCAAGCTAATGTGTGGTGAGTTAGGTGTAGCAAGTTTGATatcccttcatcatcatcatcatcatcagcctggttacgcccactgcagggcaaaggcctctcccatatttctccaacaaccccggtcatgtgctaaatgtggccatgccgtccctgcaaacttcttaatctcctccatccacctaactttctgctgccccctgctacgcttctctacCCTttga
- the LOC135901214 gene encoding uncharacterized protein isoform X3 has protein sequence MLAVLYRPASMPFERRQVEAQAPDALHRSVATHAEAPRLYTDLQTQGSAYRPVSTSVAEATKSRTNPHVLNALHWSEAAGSFTELQTCGSSYTPVSTPLAGATRPHTEPHVLGGLCRPASKHAEVASFTELQRLDVLDFDIKLETDRQALHQMKYLAVQGGDSTKQKMTRILQSLLSRNAAISFSWFGMKGKNFSELNLCKLMCGELGVASLISLHHHHHHQPGYAHCRAKASPIFLQQPRSCAKCGHAVPANFLISSIHLTFCCPLLRFSTL, from the exons ATGTTAG CTGTACTGTACAGACCAGCATCTATGCCTTTTGAGAGAAGGCAGGTAGAAGCACAAGCGCCTG ATGCTTTGCACAGGTCTGTAGCTACTCACGCTGAAGCTCCAAGGTTATACACAGACTTGCAAACTCAAG GTTCAGCCTACAGGCCAGTATCCACATCTGTTGCTGAAGCTACAAAGTCACGCACGAATCCACATGTGCTCA ATGCTTTGCACTGGTCGGAAGCTGCTGGCTCATTCACAGAATTGCAAACTTGTG GTTCATCATACACACCAGTATCCACACCCCTTGCTGGAGCTACAAGGCCACACACAGAACCACATGTGCTTG GTGGTTTATGCAGGCCTGCTTCAAAACATGCTGAAGTTGCTAGCTTCACAGAGTTGCAACGTCTTG ACGTGCTCGACTTTGACATAAAGcttgagacagacagacaagctcTACATCAGATG AAGTACTTGGCTGTCCAAGGAGGGGACTCAACAAAACAGAAAATGACACGCATTCTACAGTCCCTCCTTAGCAGGAACGCGGCAATAAGCTTCAGTTGGTTTGGAATGAAGGGGAAAAACTTCTCCGAGCTGAATCTGTGCAAGCTAATGTGTGGTGAGTTAGGTGTAGCAAGTTTGATatcccttcatcatcatcatcatcatcagcctggttacgcccactgcagggcaaaggcctctcccatatttctccaacaaccccggtcatgtgctaaatgtggccatgccgtccctgcaaacttcttaatctcctccatccacctaactttctgctgccccctgctacgcttctctacCCTttga
- the LOC135901214 gene encoding uncharacterized protein isoform X1, translated as MLGLTVGGKRAMENEYESVLYRPASMPFERRQVEAQAPDALHRSVATHAEAPRLYTDLQTQGSAYRPVSTSVAEATKSRTNPHVLNALHWSEAAGSFTELQTCGSSYTPVSTPLAGATRPHTEPHVLGGLCRPASKHAEVASFTELQRLDVLDFDIKLETDRQALHQMKYLAVQGGDSTKQKMTRILQSLLSRNAAISFSWFGMKGKNFSELNLCKLMCGELGVASLISLHHHHHHQPGYAHCRAKASPIFLQQPRSCAKCGHAVPANFLISSIHLTFCCPLLRFSTL; from the exons ATGTTAG GGCTTACGGTTGGCGGGAAGCGCGCCATGGAAAACGAATACGAAT CTGTACTGTACAGACCAGCATCTATGCCTTTTGAGAGAAGGCAGGTAGAAGCACAAGCGCCTG ATGCTTTGCACAGGTCTGTAGCTACTCACGCTGAAGCTCCAAGGTTATACACAGACTTGCAAACTCAAG GTTCAGCCTACAGGCCAGTATCCACATCTGTTGCTGAAGCTACAAAGTCACGCACGAATCCACATGTGCTCA ATGCTTTGCACTGGTCGGAAGCTGCTGGCTCATTCACAGAATTGCAAACTTGTG GTTCATCATACACACCAGTATCCACACCCCTTGCTGGAGCTACAAGGCCACACACAGAACCACATGTGCTTG GTGGTTTATGCAGGCCTGCTTCAAAACATGCTGAAGTTGCTAGCTTCACAGAGTTGCAACGTCTTG ACGTGCTCGACTTTGACATAAAGcttgagacagacagacaagctcTACATCAGATG AAGTACTTGGCTGTCCAAGGAGGGGACTCAACAAAACAGAAAATGACACGCATTCTACAGTCCCTCCTTAGCAGGAACGCGGCAATAAGCTTCAGTTGGTTTGGAATGAAGGGGAAAAACTTCTCCGAGCTGAATCTGTGCAAGCTAATGTGTGGTGAGTTAGGTGTAGCAAGTTTGATatcccttcatcatcatcatcatcatcagcctggttacgcccactgcagggcaaaggcctctcccatatttctccaacaaccccggtcatgtgctaaatgtggccatgccgtccctgcaaacttcttaatctcctccatccacctaactttctgctgccccctgctacgcttctctacCCTttga
- the LOC135901214 gene encoding uncharacterized protein isoform X4 yields the protein MPFERRQVEAQAPDALHRSVATHAEAPRLYTDLQTQGSAYRPVSTSVAEATKSRTNPHVLNALHWSEAAGSFTELQTCGSSYTPVSTPLAGATRPHTEPHVLGGLCRPASKHAEVASFTELQRLDVLDFDIKLETDRQALHQMKYLAVQGGDSTKQKMTRILQSLLSRNAAISFSWFGMKGKNFSELNLCKLMCGELGVASLISLHHHHHHQPGYAHCRAKASPIFLQQPRSCAKCGHAVPANFLISSIHLTFCCPLLRFSTL from the exons ATGCCTTTTGAGAGAAGGCAGGTAGAAGCACAAGCGCCTG ATGCTTTGCACAGGTCTGTAGCTACTCACGCTGAAGCTCCAAGGTTATACACAGACTTGCAAACTCAAG GTTCAGCCTACAGGCCAGTATCCACATCTGTTGCTGAAGCTACAAAGTCACGCACGAATCCACATGTGCTCA ATGCTTTGCACTGGTCGGAAGCTGCTGGCTCATTCACAGAATTGCAAACTTGTG GTTCATCATACACACCAGTATCCACACCCCTTGCTGGAGCTACAAGGCCACACACAGAACCACATGTGCTTG GTGGTTTATGCAGGCCTGCTTCAAAACATGCTGAAGTTGCTAGCTTCACAGAGTTGCAACGTCTTG ACGTGCTCGACTTTGACATAAAGcttgagacagacagacaagctcTACATCAGATG AAGTACTTGGCTGTCCAAGGAGGGGACTCAACAAAACAGAAAATGACACGCATTCTACAGTCCCTCCTTAGCAGGAACGCGGCAATAAGCTTCAGTTGGTTTGGAATGAAGGGGAAAAACTTCTCCGAGCTGAATCTGTGCAAGCTAATGTGTGGTGAGTTAGGTGTAGCAAGTTTGATatcccttcatcatcatcatcatcatcagcctggttacgcccactgcagggcaaaggcctctcccatatttctccaacaaccccggtcatgtgctaaatgtggccatgccgtccctgcaaacttcttaatctcctccatccacctaactttctgctgccccctgctacgcttctctacCCTttga
- the LOC135901214 gene encoding uncharacterized protein isoform X7 — protein sequence MLGLTVGGKRAMENEYESVLYRPASMPFERRQVEAQAPDALHRSVATHAEAPRLYTDLQTQGSAYRPVSTSVAEATKSRTNPHVLNALHWSEAAGSFTELQTCGSSYTPVSTPLAGATRPHTEPHVLGGLCRPASKHAEVASFTELQRLDVLDFDIKLETDRQALHQMAH from the exons ATGTTAG GGCTTACGGTTGGCGGGAAGCGCGCCATGGAAAACGAATACGAAT CTGTACTGTACAGACCAGCATCTATGCCTTTTGAGAGAAGGCAGGTAGAAGCACAAGCGCCTG ATGCTTTGCACAGGTCTGTAGCTACTCACGCTGAAGCTCCAAGGTTATACACAGACTTGCAAACTCAAG GTTCAGCCTACAGGCCAGTATCCACATCTGTTGCTGAAGCTACAAAGTCACGCACGAATCCACATGTGCTCA ATGCTTTGCACTGGTCGGAAGCTGCTGGCTCATTCACAGAATTGCAAACTTGTG GTTCATCATACACACCAGTATCCACACCCCTTGCTGGAGCTACAAGGCCACACACAGAACCACATGTGCTTG GTGGTTTATGCAGGCCTGCTTCAAAACATGCTGAAGTTGCTAGCTTCACAGAGTTGCAACGTCTTG ACGTGCTCGACTTTGACATAAAGcttgagacagacagacaagctcTACATCAGATG
- the LOC135901214 gene encoding uncharacterized protein isoform X8 translates to MLGLTVGGKRAMENEYESVLYRPASMPFERRQVEAQAPDALHRSVATHAEAPRLYTDLQTQGSAYRPVSTSVAEATKSRTNPHVLNALHWSEAAGSFTELQTCGSSYTPVSTPLAGATRPHTEPHVLGGLCRPASKHAEVASFTELQRLGVCPIIQAMTVASVQAVT, encoded by the exons ATGTTAG GGCTTACGGTTGGCGGGAAGCGCGCCATGGAAAACGAATACGAAT CTGTACTGTACAGACCAGCATCTATGCCTTTTGAGAGAAGGCAGGTAGAAGCACAAGCGCCTG ATGCTTTGCACAGGTCTGTAGCTACTCACGCTGAAGCTCCAAGGTTATACACAGACTTGCAAACTCAAG GTTCAGCCTACAGGCCAGTATCCACATCTGTTGCTGAAGCTACAAAGTCACGCACGAATCCACATGTGCTCA ATGCTTTGCACTGGTCGGAAGCTGCTGGCTCATTCACAGAATTGCAAACTTGTG GTTCATCATACACACCAGTATCCACACCCCTTGCTGGAGCTACAAGGCCACACACAGAACCACATGTGCTTG GTGGTTTATGCAGGCCTGCTTCAAAACATGCTGAAGTTGCTAGCTTCACAGAGTTGCAACGTCTTG GAGTGTGCCCCATCATCCAAGCTATGACGGTTGCTAGCGTGCAAGCAGTGACTTAG